The sequence GCCGGTTTCGCTTCCGCCTGGAGCGGCTGCTCGATCTGCGGCGCCAGGAGCGCCGCGCCGCCGAGATGGCGCTCGGCCTGGCGCTGGCTGCGGAGAGGGAGGCGGAGGACCGGTGCCGCTTCCTGGAGTCGGCGCGCGCCGCCGCGCGGCGACGCTGGCTCCGGGAGCGGGGCGGCGCCCCGTCGGGCCTCTGGCGGCAGCGCGCCGCCTGGCTCGACGAGCTGGAACGCCTGCTGGCGGAGGCCCACATCCAGCAGGAGCAGGCTTCGGCCCGGGTGGAGCAGGCGCGCGTCCAGCTGGCCTCGGCGCGGACCGCGGAGCGGAGCCTGGAGCGGCTCCGCCGGCGGCGCTTCCTTGCCTGGCGCATCGAGGCAGACCGGCAGGAGCAGCGCGAGCTGGACGAGCTGGCTCGGCTCCGCTGGCTCCGCCAGCGACAGGAAGGGGGCGAGCCCGCATGATCGCACCCCTGGACGGGGCTTCCATCCCACCGGCTGGCAACGGCACAGACCCTGCCCCTGCGGCGGGGAGTTCGACGCCGGTGACCGGGCCGGGGCCGGGAACGGGCACGGGCACGGGGGCAGGGGCTGCCTCCTTCGCCGCCCTCCTGGGGACGGCGCTGGACCGCCGCGACGCGGCAGTGGGGCGGCCCCGCAGCGCTCCAGATGGCGACCCGGCCCAGCTCCTGGTGACCGCCCTGGCAGGCGCCCTGGCCGGGCTCCCGGGGCCGGGCCAGGTGGATCCCCCGGAGAGCCCGGCGCGGCCGGCGGCGGGAGCCGGCGCTCCCGCTGTTCCGTCGGCTGCCGACCTGCGGGCAGCCGATCCGCAGACCACCGCGGAGGCACCCGCGGTGCCTGCCGGCGAGGCGGAGTCCCCGGTCGCCGGGGCGCCGGAGCCGGCCGCCGGCGAGGCGGCCCGTGTGGAGTCCGCCCCCCTCGCCATCACCTCCCCGCAGGGCGGGATCCCCACCCCTGCGCCGCAACCCCCTGCCTCTGCGACCGGCGGAGTGGGCTTGGGGCCTGCTGCGCCTTCAGCGCCGGAACTTGCGGTGGGCGGGCAGGCCGCGGCGGTACCGATCGTCCAGCCGCAGGGCCCTGAGAAGAAGGGCGCCGGCGCCGGTGCCGGTGGGGCAGCCCGTGCCCTCCCGGAGCAGGGGGGCCAGCCGACGGCGCCCGACACGGCCACCGGTGCAGCCGAGCCGCCTGCAGACATCCCGGCGGGGGCACCTGCCGCAGCGGGGCCGGGCACTGCGCCGGGGCCGGCCGCGGCGGGCCAGGGGAGCGACTCGGCAGCCTGGGGGCGTACGCGGATGGCCGTCGGGGAGACGTCTCCGGCCGCTGCCGCCTCCGTGGCGGACGACGGCCCGGCGCCGGCCGCCCGGAAGCCGCGGTCCGGGGCGGAGACCGGCACCGCGGGTGCGGCAGCCAGCGCCGATGGCGCCAACGCGGCCACCGGCGTCGGCTGGCAGGCAGCCCCTGCGCCCTCGGTGATGGCGAACGCTTCTCCCGGGCCGGCGCAGACGGTGCCGCTCCAGACCCACCCGCACGTCGCCGGGCCGGACGGGGGGGCGGCCGGCGCTGGCATGCAGCTCCCGCCGGAGGCGGCGCAGCTGCACGTGGGCGCGCGAGAGGCGCAGGTCCACGTCAGCGGGCAGCGCGTGGGCGATCTCTCCGCGTGGCTCCGGCTGGACAGCGGCGGCCAGGTGGAGATCCGCCTGGAGACCTCGCGCCTGGCGGCCCATGACCTGCTGATGCAGGCGCTGCCCTCGCTTCAGGAAGGGCTGGGCCGGCAGGGGGTGCCTCTTGGCGGGGTGACCGTGAGCGGTTTCGGCCCGGCCGGTCACGCGCCTGACCTGGCATGGGGCGCAGGCCTTGCCGGCGGAGGAGGACCGGGCGGCGGCGCCGCCGGCGGGCCGGCCGGCCACGGGCCCGGGGCCCGCCAGCCGGACCCGGGCCTGGGCTGGCCCGGGAACGCAGCGGGTGAGTCGGGTCTGGCCCCGCCGGAGCTGCGGCGCGCCCGCTGGCGCGGGACCGGAGTCGATCTGCTGCTCTGAGGCCGGCGGCGACGCGGCTGAGGCGAGGGCGATCTCAGGAAGGAGGCGAATCGGGATGGACGTGAGCGGAGTGGGCACCACGGGTGCCGCCACGGCGACGGGCACGGCACCGGGCACCGCTGGAACGAGCTCCGCACCGGGTTCGGCAACCGCCGATCCGCTGGCCGCGGTCCAGCTGCAGCAGAGCTTTCTGCAGCTGCTCGTGGCCCAGCTCCAGTACCAGAACCCGCTCCAGCCCATGGACGGGACGCAGTGGGTGACCCAGCTGGCGCAGTTCAGCATGCTGAGCGAGCTGGAGCAGATCCGGCAGAAGCTCGACCAGATCGCAGCCGCCCAGCAGCAGGGCGGCTCGGGCACGGCGGCACAGGGGGGTAGCCAGCCATGATGCGTTCCATGTACTCGGCGGTCTCGGGGCTCCGGGCCAACCAGACGGCCATGGACGTGATCGGCAACAACATCGCCAACGTCAACACGCCGGCCTTCAAGGCCTCGCGGAGCATCTTCGCGGACATGTTCTACCAGATGCTGGCCGGCGCCGCCGCGCCGCAGGGCGGCGTGGGCGGCATCAACTCGCAGCAGGTGGGGCTGGGCGTCCGCCTGGCGAGCATCGACAAGCTGATGACGCAGGGCGCGCTCCAGTCGACCGGGGTGCCCACGGACCTGGCCATCCAGGGAGACGGATTCTTCGTACTGGGCGACGTACCCGGCAATCCCCCGACGGGCACTCCCACCAACATCACGTACACGCGGCTGGGCGACTTCAAGCTGGACTCGAACGGGTACCTCGTCGACGCCCTGACCGGCAAGTATGTGCTGGCTCTCAATGCGCAGAACGGGAACCAGATCGGAGGTCCAATCCACATTCCTCTGGGCACGCAGACCGGCCAATTCGTCGACTTCAGCATCGCAAGCGACGGAACGATCAATGGCATCACCCCCGCGGGGGTGCCGCAATTCATCGCCCAGATAGCCCTCGCAACGTTCTCCAATCCGAGCGGCTTGGACGAGCTCGGCGGTGGACAGTACCAGGGCTCTCTCAACTCCGGGGCTCCGACCTACGGGCCCGGCGGCACCGGGACGCTAGCCGGCACCGTGAGCAGCAACTCGCTCGAGATGTCCAACGTCGACCTGGCGCAGGAGTTCACCAGCATGATCACCACCCAGCGCGGCTTCGAGGCCAACGCCAAGGTGATCACCACGGCCGACCAGATGCTCCAGGTGCTCACCAACCTGAAGCAGTGATGGGCGCCGGGGCGCCGGGCCCGGGCCCGGACCCGGTCCGGATCCGGCCGCGCCGGCCGCGGAGGGGTCGGGGCCGGACCGACCCGACGAGAGGAAGGGGATGAGCCTTGATCTGGCTCACCCGCTTGAACGGTGACCGGCTGGTGATCAACGCCGATATGATCGAGACCATCGAGTCGACGCCCGACACGGTGATCACGCTCTCCAACGGCCACCGCTGGATCGTGGCGGAGACTCCGGACGAGGTGATCCGGCGCGTGGTGAGTTATCGGAGGAAGATGGCCTCCGGGCCGCGCCGGCGGGGGGTGTCCTCATGAGCGGGGACGGGCGGCTCCCGGCCTCCAGGGGCTGGGCGCTGGGGCTCCTCGTGCTCCTTCTGGTCCTGAGTTCGGGCGCCTGCGCCCTTCCGGGCCAGGGGTCGAAGCCCGCAGCCCAGTCGGCCCCGCCGGTGGCGGTGGACGTGGGGACGCTCACCACCAACCTGGCCGACGTCGACCCGCCCCGCCTGATCCAGGTGGACGTGGTGCTGGAGGTGGCCAGCCAGGCGCAGGCCGACCAGGTGAAGAGCGCCCAGCCCAGCGTACGCGACGCCATCCTCCGCGTCCTCCGCGGCAGCACGGCCAAGGAGTTGGCCGGCTCGCAGGGGATGGACGCGGTCCGGGCCCGGATCGAGAGCGAGGTGGCCAGGGCCGTCCCCAACGTGGTGGTGCGTGGCGTCTACTTCACCAATTTCGTCGTGCAGTGAGCTGGA comes from Bacillota bacterium and encodes:
- the fliJ gene encoding flagellar export protein FliJ, yielding MSRFRFRLERLLDLRRQERRAAEMALGLALAAEREAEDRCRFLESARAAARRRWLRERGGAPSGLWRQRAAWLDELERLLAEAHIQQEQASARVEQARVQLASARTAERSLERLRRRRFLAWRIEADRQEQRELDELARLRWLRQRQEGGEPA
- a CDS encoding flagellar basal body-associated FliL family protein, with the translated sequence MSGDGRLPASRGWALGLLVLLLVLSSGACALPGQGSKPAAQSAPPVAVDVGTLTTNLADVDPPRLIQVDVVLEVASQAQADQVKSAQPSVRDAILRVLRGSTAKELAGSQGMDAVRARIESEVARAVPNVVVRGVYFTNFVVQ
- a CDS encoding flagellar hook-length control protein FliK, giving the protein MAVGETSPAAAASVADDGPAPAARKPRSGAETGTAGAAASADGANAATGVGWQAAPAPSVMANASPGPAQTVPLQTHPHVAGPDGGAAGAGMQLPPEAAQLHVGAREAQVHVSGQRVGDLSAWLRLDSGGQVEIRLETSRLAAHDLLMQALPSLQEGLGRQGVPLGGVTVSGFGPAGHAPDLAWGAGLAGGGGPGGGAAGGPAGHGPGARQPDPGLGWPGNAAGESGLAPPELRRARWRGTGVDLLL
- a CDS encoding flagellar FlbD family protein codes for the protein MIWLTRLNGDRLVINADMIETIESTPDTVITLSNGHRWIVAETPDEVIRRVVSYRRKMASGPRRRGVSS
- a CDS encoding flagellar hook capping FlgD N-terminal domain-containing protein, with translation MDVSGVGTTGAATATGTAPGTAGTSSAPGSATADPLAAVQLQQSFLQLLVAQLQYQNPLQPMDGTQWVTQLAQFSMLSELEQIRQKLDQIAAAQQQGGSGTAAQGGSQP
- a CDS encoding flagellar hook-basal body complex protein, translating into MMRSMYSAVSGLRANQTAMDVIGNNIANVNTPAFKASRSIFADMFYQMLAGAAAPQGGVGGINSQQVGLGVRLASIDKLMTQGALQSTGVPTDLAIQGDGFFVLGDVPGNPPTGTPTNITYTRLGDFKLDSNGYLVDALTGKYVLALNAQNGNQIGGPIHIPLGTQTGQFVDFSIASDGTINGITPAGVPQFIAQIALATFSNPSGLDELGGGQYQGSLNSGAPTYGPGGTGTLAGTVSSNSLEMSNVDLAQEFTSMITTQRGFEANAKVITTADQMLQVLTNLKQ